In the Solanum pennellii chromosome 5, SPENNV200 genome, one interval contains:
- the LOC107020054 gene encoding pectinesterase PPME1-like, with product MAMVTAQARAVENFDSGFSFVHCMITGTGNTAYLGRAWKQYSKVVFSYTDMTDVIHPEGWSDFGKKEFGSTVYYGEYKCKGAGATLDKRVPFTKKLTDEEAKPFISLAYIEGPKWLLPPVTL from the exons ATGGCAATGGTGACAGCACAAGCAAGGGCAGTAGAAAATTTTGATAGTGGATTTTCTTTTGTACATTGTATGATTACTGGTACTGGAAATACAGCATATCTAGGAAGGGCATGGAAACAATACTCTAAAGTTGTTTTCTCATATACTGATATGACTGATGTTATTCACCCTGAAGGATGGTCTGATTTTGGCAAAAAAGAATTTGGCAG CACGGTATACTATGGAGAATACAAGTGCAAAGGAGCAGGAGCAACTTTGGATAAAAGAGTTCCATTTACAAAGAAATTAACTGATGAAGAGGCAAAACCTTTTATTTCCCTGGCTTATATTGAAGGCCCTAAGTGGCTACTTCCTCCTGTGACACTTTAA
- the LOC107018827 gene encoding leucine-rich repeat receptor-like protein kinase TDR, whose protein sequence is MNHFFLTTIFFFLIQISLVFSTSNFPLQLISLLSLKSSFQDPNNTFQDWNPTSIFSNYGSQPLWCSWSGIKCDTKTSHITSLNLSKRNLSGKIPQNIISLIHLHHLNLSGNSFDGPLPSFLFEFPFLRSLDISHNYFNSTFPLDGLTNLKSLAHLNAYSNSFTGALPVKLVEVQNLEYLNLGGSYFTGEIPKSYGKFNKLKFLHLAGNSLSGKIPEELRLLNSLEHLEIGYNNYTGNIPPGFSSLSNLTYLDISQANLSGEIPIQLGNLTKMESLFLFKNHFIGTIPSSFSKLTLLKSLDLSDNHLSGNIPSGFSELKELVMLYLMNNNLSGEIPEGIGELPNLELLALWNNSLTGILPRMLGSNAKLQKLDVSSNNLSGTIPQKLCLSNNLVKLILFSNEFTGEIPSSLTNCNGLSRLRVQDNKLNGSIPSGFGFLPNFTYIDISKNKFSGQIPKDFGNAPKMMYLNISENIFDSNLPDNIWNAPNLQIFSASYSGLVGNLPDFKRCQSLYKIELEGNNLNGSIPWDIEHCEKLISLNLRRNSFTGIIPWEISGIPSITDVDLSHNFLTGTIPSNFEKSSTLEHFNVSYNQLTGPLPSSGSMFSTFHPSSFVGNQGLCGTIIHNPCRTDEFKDGKTDFSNHSKKTDGALIVWIASAAFGVVIVVLIVVIRCFHSNYNRRFPCDKEIGPWKLTAFKRLNFTADDVLESIAITDKIIGMGSAGTVYKAEMPSGDIIAVKKLWAGKQHKETTRKCRGVLAEVDVLGNVRHRNIVRLLGCCSNNECTMLLYEYMPNGSLDDLLHDKNKDANLVGDWFTRYKIALGVAQGICYLHHDCDPVIVHRDLKPSNILLDGEMEARVADFGVAKLIECDESMSVIAGSYGYIAPEYAYTLQVDEKSDIYSYGVVLMEILSGKRSVDSEFGDGNSIVDWVRSKMKIKNGVNDVLDKNIGASCPRVREEMMLMLRVALLCTSRNPADRPSMRDVVSMLQEAKPKRKLPGSGGDNSSGLVCLAQKANVEC, encoded by the exons ATGAACCATTTCTTTCTCACTacaattttcttctttctcataCAAATTTCACTTGTTTTCTCTACTTCAAATTTTCCTCTTCAACTCATTTCACTTTTATCCTTAAAATCTTCATTTCAAGATCCAAACAATACATTTCAAGATTGGAATCCTACATCAATTTTCTCAAATTATGGTTCACAACCCTTATGGTGTTCATGGTCAGGCATCAAATGTGACACAAAAACAAGTCACATTACATCACTTAATCTCTCAAAGAGAAATCTTTCTGGTAAAATACCTCAAAACATTATATCCTTAATACACTTACATCATTTGAATTTAAGTGGTAATTCATTTGATGGACCTTTACCATCCTTCCTATTCGAATTTCCATTTCTTAGATCACTTGACATTAGTCACAactatttcaattcaacattccCTCTTGACGGACTAACAAATCTCAAGTCTTTAGCACACTTGAATGCTTATAGCAACAGCTTTACAGGCGCGTTGCCTGTAAAGCTTGTTGAGGTTCAAAATCTTGAGTATTTGAATCTTGGTGGTAGTTACTTCACTGGTGAAATTCCGAAAAGTTATGGGAAATTCAACAAGTTGAAATTCCTACATTTAGCCGGAAATTCACTGAGTGGGAAAATACCAGAGGAGTTGAGATTGTTGAACTCATTAGAACATCTTGAAATTGGATACAACAATTATACTGGAAATATTCCTCCTGGATTTTCATCGTTATCGAATTTGACATATCTTGATATCTCACAAGCTAATCTTTCAGGTGAAATTCCAATTCAGCTTGGAAATTTAACAAAGATGGAATCACTATTTCTTTTCAAGAACCATTTCATCGGTACAATTCCATCGAGTTTTTCCAAACTCACATTGTTGAAATCATTGGATTTATCGGATAATCATCTCTCCGGCAACATTCCTTCAGGATTTTCCGAATTGAAAGAGCTAGTCATGTTGTATTTAATGAACAATAACTTATCAGGTGAAATCCCTGAAGGGATTGGTGAGTTACCAAATCTCGAATTGTTAGCTCTTTGGAACAATTCACTCACTGGAATTTTACCGCGAATGTTAGGATCAAATGCTAAGTTACAAAAGCTTGATGTTTCATCAAACAATTTATCTGGTACAATTCCCCAAAAACTCTGCCTCAGCAACAATTTAGTTAAACTCATTCTGTTTTCGAATGAGTTTACTGGCGAGATTCCTTCATCCTTAACTAACTGTAACGGTTTATCCAGGTTGAGAGTCCAAGACAATAAACTCAATGGCTCCATTCCATCAGGATTCGGGTTTTTGCCTAATTTCACTTACATTGACATCAGCAAGAACAAATTTTCGGGGCAAATTCCAAAAGATTTTGGAAATGCCCCGAAAATGATGTACTTAAACATTTCTGAGAATATTTTCGATAGTAACTTGCCTGATAATATCTGGAATGCCCCGAATTTACAGATTTTCTCAGCAAGTTACTCTGGACTTGTTGGAAATCTCCCTGATTTCAAAAGATGTCAAAGTCTTTACAAAATCGAACTCGAAGGGAACAATCTCAATGGTAGTATTCCATGGGATATAGAACATTGTGAAAAGCTAATTTCTCTAAATCTTCGACGAAATTCATTTACAGGAATCATTCCTTGGGAAATATCTGGTATTCCTTCGATAACAGATGTTGATTTGTCACATAATTTTCTCACTGGAACAATCCCTTCCAATTTCGAAAAGTCTAGCACGTTGGAACATTTCAACGTGTCGTATAATCAGCTCACTGGTCCATTGCCTTCTTCAGGGTCTATGTTCTCAACGTTCCATCCATCGTCTTTCGTTGGAAACCAAGGTCTTTGTGGTACTATCATACATAATCCATGCAGGACAGATGAATTCAAAGATGGAAAAACAGATTTTTCGAACCATTCAAAGAAAACAGATGGTGCATTGATAGTATGGATCGCGTCTGCAGCGTTTGGAGTAGTAATTGTCGTTCTTATTGTGGTGATTCGatgttttcattcaaattaCAATCGAAGATTTCCATGTGACAAGGAAATCGGACCGTGGAAGTTAACAGCATTCAAGAGGTTGAATTTCACAGCTGATGATGTACTCGAAAGCATAGCAATCACAGATAAGATCATCGGTATGGGGTCTGCAG GTACAGTGTACAAGGCGGAAATGCCAAGTGGCGATATCATAGCGGTGAAGAAGCTATGGGCGGGGAAGCAACATAAGGAGACGACGAGGAAATGTCGTGGCGTGTTGGCGGAGGTGGATGTGTTAGGCAATGTAAGACATAGGAACATTGTGAGACTACTAGGTTGTTGTAGTAACAATGAATGTACTATGTTGTTGTATGAGTACATGCCTAATGGTAGCCTTGATGACTTGTTACATGACAAGAACAAAGATGCAAATTTGGTTGGTGATTGGTTTACTAGGTACAAAATTGCACTTGGTGTTGCACAAGGGATTTGTTATCTTCATCATGATTGTGACCCTGTCATTGTTCATCGTGACCTAAAACCTAGCAACATTCTTCTTGATGGTGAAATGGAAGCTAGGGTTGCTGATTTTGGGGTTGCTAAATTGATTGAATGCGACGAATCGATGTCCGTCATTGCTGGATCTTATGGCTACATTGCACCCG AATATGCGTATACATTGCAAGTGGACGAAAAGAGTGACATTTATAGCTATGGAGTGGTGTTAATGGAAATTTTATCGGGAAAAAGATCGGTAGATTCGGAATTTGGCGATGGAAATAGCATTGTGGATTGGGTGAGGTCCaagatgaaaattaaaaacGGTGTAAATGATGttttagataaaaatattgGTGCTTCGTGTCCTCGAGTGAGGGAGGAAATGATGTTGATGCTTAGGGTGGCGTTGCTATGTACTAGCCGGAACCCGGCTGACCGGCCTTCCATGAGGGATGTTGTGTCCATGTTACAAGAGGCCAAGCCCAAGAGGAAGTTGCCCGGAAGTGGTGGTGACAATTCAAGTGGTCTTGTTTGTTTGGCCCAAAAGGCCAATGTGGAGTGTTAA